In Pseudomonas sp. HR96, the DNA window CCGAACTCGGTGCGGCCATAGCTCTGCCAGTCGCCATCGGGTTGCGCCGGGGCGCCACTGGCGGTGCCTGCGCTGTCGCGGTCCAGGGTGCCGTTGATTTCGCCCGGGTTGGTGAACTGTGCGCCGACGGCACAAGCGCCTGCCAGCACCACAGCCACGCTGAGCAAGGCCGTGGCTTTGCCGGCCGGCTCGCGCTCGACCAGCGGGCGACGGAACCATGGCAGCAGCAACAGCACGCCGAAGACGAACCACAACGACAGACGTGGCACCAGCTGCCACCAGTCCAGGCCGATTTCCCACAGCGACCACAAGGTGCTGACGAACAGCACCACGGCATACAGGCCCAGCGCCGAAGAGCGCCCGCGCAGCAGCAGGATGCCGGTCACGGCAACGCCCAGGCCTGCGATCAGGTAGTAGAGCGAGCCGCCCAGCGTGGCCAGCTTGATGCCCAGGCCGAGGATGGCCAGGCCGAGCAGCAGCAACACCACGCCGAGCAGGCTCGGCAGCAGGCGTGATCTGCTCACAGCACCGTCAGTGCTCATATGAGGTTTCTCCGTTGTTTTGTGTGCTTGAGCATAGAAGCAGGAAATCCGCGATGCCCAAGTTGTGTAAAAGTATTTCGCCGGGCCCGTCAGCCTGTCGATTGCGTCACCGCCAAGGTGTGCAAGCCAAAGACAGCGCTGTCTTTGGCGGCAGTGACAGAGCTGAAGGGTTTCAGTCAAAGGCGGCGGGAGGATATACGCCGAGTCTCGCCTTGGAAAGCCGATAAACGGACATGCACTGTTGTCGCCGCTGCAATAGTGGCCATTGGTTAACCATTGCGTGCGGCCGGCCGGCTTTTGCGGCGAATGGGCGCAATGTGTGAAATTTCCTACATACAACGGCCCCTGGCTTCTGGTGTCATCGCCCGGTCGGTTCCTGCTTCTCTTCCCGCTGCGCCCGCCCTGGGCTAAGGTGCGCACACTTTTAGTCAGGCAATCCCGGGAGAGCCGCCGTGACCGACACAAACCCCGACCCGTTGCACGGCGTCACGCTGGAACAGATCCTCAACGCCCTGGTGCAGCACTACACCTGGGAAGGGCTGGCCGAGCGCATTGATATCCGCTGCTTCAAGAGTGACCCGAGCGTCAAGTCCAGCCTGACCTTCCTGCGCAAGACGCCCTGGGCGCGCGAGAAAGTCGAGCGGCTGTACGTCAAGCTGGCGCGCACCAAGCGCTGAGCGGCGAGGGCACTCGCTTCCAAGGAAACTGTGTATGCAAGGCCGTACCCGGCACTATGAACCGCTCTTTACCCTGATTGCCGCTGGCGTCGCCTGGTTTGCCCTGGCGGGGCAGATGTACCTGGCCCTGCTCGGCCGCTGGCAGAACGACGCCAGTCTGCTGGGCGGGTTGATCAACTTCTTCAGCTACTTCACCGTCACCACCAACACCTTGGTGGCCATGGTCCTGACCTGCGCGGCCAGCGATTCGAACAGCGCCCTGCGGCGTTTCTTTCGGCGCCCCGCAGTGATCGCCGGGGTGACGGTGAGCATCGTCGTGGTGGGTGTGTCCTACAGCCTGCTGCTGCGCAATGTCTGGGATCCGCGTGGCTTCCAGTGGCTGGTCAACGAGCTGCTGCACGACGTGATGCCGCTGGTGTTCGTGGCCTGGTGGTGGTTGTACGTACCCAGCGGCAGCCTGCGCTGGCGGCACGCGCTATGGTGGATGCTGTACCCGATCCTCTATTTCGCCTACGCGATGCTGCGCGGGCACTCGATCGGGGTGTACCAGTACCCCTTCATCGACGTCAGCAAGCTGGGCTGGGCGGCGGTGATGATCAACAGCCTGGTGATATTGGCGGGGTTCGTGGTGTTGTCATTGGCGGTGATCGCGCTGGATCATTTGCCGGCTCGGCGGCGCCTTCGCTGAAACCGGCCTGGCGGCCTTTCGGGCCGCCGAGCCGGTTTAGGGTTGACGGCCGATCAGTGCGAAGCCTCGTCGTTCTCATCCAGGCGCCAATAGCCGGCGGCCTTCACCAAGCTTTCATCCAGCACACGCTCCTGCAGCAGAATCTTGCGCAGGCGCCGCGACAAGGCCGCCTCGGTGGCGATCCAGGCGTACAGCTGGCCCTCGGGCAACTGCAGGTCGGCCACGGTGCGCGCCAGGGCGTCGTCACTGGAGTGCCGGTTGACCCAGATCACTTCGACCGTGGCCGCGCTCCGCAGCGGCTGGCGTTCAGCCTCGTTCTCGATCTCGATCACCGCCAGCACCTGACGCCCGGCGGGCAGCTCTTCAAGACGCCGGGCAATCGCCGGGATGGCGGTTTCGTCGCCGATCAGCAGGTA includes these proteins:
- a CDS encoding Pr6Pr family membrane protein; this translates as MQGRTRHYEPLFTLIAAGVAWFALAGQMYLALLGRWQNDASLLGGLINFFSYFTVTTNTLVAMVLTCAASDSNSALRRFFRRPAVIAGVTVSIVVVGVSYSLLLRNVWDPRGFQWLVNELLHDVMPLVFVAWWWLYVPSGSLRWRHALWWMLYPILYFAYAMLRGHSIGVYQYPFIDVSKLGWAAVMINSLVILAGFVVLSLAVIALDHLPARRRLR
- a CDS encoding VF530 family protein produces the protein MTDTNPDPLHGVTLEQILNALVQHYTWEGLAERIDIRCFKSDPSVKSSLTFLRKTPWAREKVERLYVKLARTKR